DNA from Branchiostoma floridae strain S238N-H82 chromosome 15, Bfl_VNyyK, whole genome shotgun sequence:
TGCATATCCGGTTCCATGACGTAGGAGGGTCTGCCGGGATGTTGCACATCAAGCACGTCTATCTGCAGTGGTTGGTGGACAGAACATGAATTCAGTACGAATACGATGCAACTGTTTATGTTATAGAAAGGAgaactgattttgttttgttttggattAACTCTTAGCCTTGAGTTATTCGCTAACTTAAAGATGAAATTATCCGTACTGACCGTGACATTGATGGCTGTTATGAACGTTTGCAGTTGATGCCGACAGGCGGTGAGGTTGGCAGCGAGGCTGGAGTGGGTCCCCTCCTCCAGCACAGCGTCCCACTCCATCTCGTACAGGTACCGCCGCGCCACGTACATGCTGCTGTAGATGGCGGACAGGCGCGCTTCATCCTGGGGACAACATGGCGGAACTTTACTCTGGGCTGTTACATGCTCAAGATAGAAGTGAATCGCACCCGCACTGCTTTCTTATCACCAGAACCGCCACCTAAGTACTCATCATCAGGCACACGGACGAAAACATAGGGCAGCTTGCATTGGAGTACAccgctattctccaagcagaggttggatcgTGGGGGTAGTGTCCGTGGTTTAAAGCCGCTCGGAATGGATCAGTTAGAAATCTCGGCCACTACTATCCCCCGATCCCAAAACCTGCTTGAAGAATAGCACTTGGCTTGACAGTTCATAATAGACCTGAACTGTATTTGTCGGTGTCATTCTTGTCTGTAGTGACGACTCAACATAACATAGGCCGTACCCTTTGAGACAGGAAGTTAGCTCACAGTGCATTACGTGCAGATCAAAATCAGATATGTGTTCTAAAAGTACTATCTATAACTACAAAGTACTAAATCTGGATCAAAATAACGTACGTCCATGTCGAAGAAACCATCGTTGTATGGGCCAGGCAGCATGAGACCGGGAACCTCGTCCCCTGGATGGCTGTAGTCAGGGTCGCCAAACCTGCTGATCTTCTGCAAGAGGAACAAACAGCCATATTTCGTTAGTTGATTTGATTTCCTTCACAAGCAACTGTGACCATCACATAGCACAGAGGTTTCCATCTAGGTACGAAACCAACTAAATATTACAAAGCAAAAATATATGATTCTAGGAATGTCAAAGTTGATTTcacaagttgaaaaaaaaaacccagtgAAATGTGAATTACTTACGAAATCCTCAAATGTGACGTTGACTTTGGTGAATAGTCGTATACTGATCTGTACGGCATTATCGAGAACTTCAACCTTGGACTGCTGAAACCCAGAGTCCGCATGCGCAGTAGACTTCACTGATTGGAGCTGCAAGGGTACCTGGGAAGTGACGTCATTCGACGTCATCACTGAAGAGGCTGTTGAGGATGGGAACGGTTCCGGAAGTGGAGTTGATGATATTTCCGGCAAGAAAAGCAGCATTGTAACGATGACGACGTTAAAAAGACTGCAACCTGTgaaaggaatagaaaagaaaaaacagttgGTTACAAAAACAACTACCAGAGGGAAGAGAAGTCCAAACGTCAACACCAAATACAAACCAGGATCACTAAAATCATTGAGATGCCATATCAGGAGTGGTTACAATAGTCCATTGATTTGATAAATCTATATCTATAAATAGCAAATTGAAGAGACTAACTCTGTTGGTGGCATTTCAAAAAGCGTCGAAATAAGAACATATCGGCGAAGACCATTTCGATGTTTGAAAACTCCTCAACGTATCAAGATGAATTTCTGACAGAGAAAATTGTATCTAATGCCGCTTAAGCTTAGACCCACCATTTATACACCATGCTCACGTCCCAAGCAGCTATATTTAGATCCATATTTCAGAGGTATAAGCCATGTGAAACTATCAAACGTTCGTGGGCGGTAGACAGTCTCGATGCAATCGGAAACGATCGTAGGTAGTTTCGTTAATGATCGGTAATCGTCGTCAGATTTGCCGAAGGCTTCCAATGTTTGACAAGGAACAGTTTTAAAAGATAAGGACGTAGCTATATAGTTGCTCCGTAACCTCTTCCAAATTTGGTAATGAGGCTATAAGCCGCTATAAGTACTAGTAATGAAAGAGTTACCGCAATAGAAACAAAGAATACGTTTTGAAGTAAGCTCTAATGTGTGTAAAAATTCCCGTGGAAAAATATGcttttttgacatgtttggtCAAATGGCACATCATGCTCTATTGGCTATGATCGTCCCTGCAAAACTTTATCTATAACCGTTTACTTGCTCCATTGGAAACAATCGAAGGCAATATTTCCGGCGATACTGCCTGTCCTTTATCGGGTACAAATGACAAAGTCCACCGAAGATAACGTGTGACGTTGTATCTCTAGGCGTGAACAATCATCTCAAGACTCAGGTATGCGGAAGGTATTCTTACAAGACATAGACATTAGAGAGTAAACGGCATTGCCTGAAGAAATCGTCTAACGGAAATTCTAAATTAGACAAGCTTGTACTTACCGAACGTAGTCATGATGATTAGAGCGTATTGTTGGTCTTGGACTCTTCTGTGCACCCCTGTGTGCTACCTGTTGGTGTGTGGAGACAGTGGTGCCCTGACCATTTTATAGGACTCTGAGAGATGAGTTTGTGGTCTAAAAATGACTCAATTTAGACAAAAATCTCTATATTTCCAAAAACCTCCAACATTGCACCAAATGAAACTATTGGAGTCTGAACTGGAGTCTATGTTGAATTGAAATCTGACCATCCGGTACATTGCAAACAGAGAGAAACTTTCGATGCGATGGCACTTTCGTGATTAAAATCATCTATTTCTACGATTTTTATGGTAAAGTTTCGAAAAATATCATAGAGATTTTATGCATACTTTTCACAAGTTTCAATATCAAGtgcatctattttcattttgctgCAAATATGACATCGAAGCTGTTGAGCTCAGTCATCAGAATGACCATGGTTGATTGAGTAGTTCGGAAACCCCTTTCCCGTTGTTGATGTACAATGACTTGAAAtgttgctttgttttcattcGAATTATCGATTTGAATATCTATGTGGAGCCTGTGAATAGTAGATTAATACTTAGCATTATATTTAGTTCAAAACTACCATACATGGATGAAAACTGAAACTTTATTACCAGATCTAACTACCCTAACATTGTATAGCACTCTAAAAATCTTGTTTTGCTGCACAAATAGCTTTTCTGTCCAATTCGGCCCACAATGACGTTTGCCCAAACAATTCAGGTTGGTGGCAATCAATCAGGCAATCAATAAACCAAGCTTTGTGTGCTCTCGGGTCTCCAAAAGGTCACACAACACACTTTTGATACATCAGGTAGCGCTGCAACTAACATAGTTTCTACTGCATAGTCAATCTCCCACGCAGTTGTTCCAACAGAACTGCATGTTCAGGAATCTATACATAACGTGGAAAGAAGCAATTAATAATGACATTTTTGTGACATCTGACCTCATCTGAGCTATAGCAGCTTAtccctacatgtacagtgataACTGGTGccataaacaaataaagtggTCAATAAAAGTCTCATTGATCAAACAAGGCAGTTTCCAGTGGTAGATTCAGTAATGATTAACTTTTCTGTTGGTGTATTTGTTACTGTGGGCTTGCTTCTCGAGGACTTTTGGCTGGACTTTTTACAACGTTCTTGGACAGATTATAAAACCACCAACTTAGCAAAGGTACTTTATTTATACCTTTTGTATGTGTATTACTGTTAAGGGTAACCATAAGGGGAATTTTCGAGGACTTTTTCCTTGGACTTTTTACGACGTCATTCGATAGGTTATAAAATCATCAACTGGGTAAAGGTACTTTCTTGGTAACCTTTCGGATGTGTAATACTGTTGGGGGAACCCATAGGGGAAATTATGATGACCTCAATGGTTATAGGTCAGTTTCTTAAGTCTGATATAACCACATGCAGCTCACCAATTGTACAATACATGATTGGTAATGTGTACAGTTATAATTAGGTAACTTGGCTAGTTGCcattgaaaagaaaaagtttTGGTGAGTTCAAAACGTTTATGTACCCACATTTGATCGTGCATGGGGATCTTACTAAGTTTAGAAAATGATTTCCTGTGAAAACGTCCAGCGATAATGACAATAGGTGATCAGCAGGCCTACCAAGCTTTGAGTGATAATTACTAATTCTAATAGCGCCATACGAACAATCGTGAGACCTGTCTGAACATAGAAACACTTGATGAAGGAAAGGAAAGGGGCAGTAAATTTCTTCAACAATGGAAACAAGGAAGGCGCCATGAAGGGAGGACATGGTGAAAAAGATAGTGGATTCGACAAATACAAACATCATGGCCAGGTACGAGCAAAACACAATTGTTTAGCGTTGGATGCATCTATAAtgccaaatatatatatagtgctaTCCTTGTGAATAATGTGGCGAActttcttgaaatgtttgtggacACTTTCGTTGCGTAAGAAAggaaatacaaagaaataaagaaataaaaataaataaaacaaggaAAATGTTATTATCTGTTtctttattctatttcattACTCATTCATATCAATGAATACGTATTCAACAAATCAAAGAGACCAGCTCTTTGACACATTGTAGGAAGACACTGTTGAAGACATAATTCATTTTTGTCACAGTAGCCGCGACAATCACTTTTCTTCGACTTATCATAAGGATACAGCAGCAATATGTCAACTTCAACATTCATTTGGACGGTATAAGTTACGAAGCACCGTGCTATGACTGGATACTGGGTGGTGCTACGAGTAACTTTGTAGTTGCTAGTCAGATTATCGCTGTTCCTTTTAGAATGCAATTTAAGTATCTTGATAGAGACATTAAGTAATTGTTACTTACATCCCCTTTACTCTCATTTGCATCTTGGCTTTCATACAAAGTTCCAGTTCTGTTTTAATCCATTATTTCTATTATTGTCGTTCTCAATAATGATTAAGCGGGAAACTGGATGAAGGGAACGGGAAGGGGGATGTACCAAACGTCTGCGGGAAAACGACGGGAAATATCGAATAGCGAAACGAGTCATTTGGACGAGTGACAGTATAAGTGAATCACGACACTAAGTATATCATCTGTGTCCAGTATTGTGTAATTGTTTCACCCATGTGACGTTTATGACTAGCCATATAATTGTCCTAAAGCTACATTTACAAAAAGAAAGTCTGTTTTTTGTGAGATCACAGTTGCCGGCAACTGGGGCTGAGAATCATAACAGATATTCTGTTGTAAGACGGTAGGAAAAGTCTGCAGTTTTCACGGCTCTCCTGCTCCAAAGTGTTTACATACACAGTACTGTAAGATCACTCTTCTATCCCAGCATTCCTCGTATTTCCGGTACAGACTAAGTTGCTTGATCTGGAAAAAACATAGGAAAATTTACTAGAAACTGTTGTGTTTAATGATATGACATTAGAAAAAAACGTATGTCTATGCCATCGAATTTTGTCTTATTCTAAGCTAGAACTAGTATTAATTGccagaaaattaaaaaaaaacatcgctCTTACGCGTTATATTCTAACAGGTACATGACTTgcaaactactctccaagcagcgTTTAGGCTCCTGCTTGTTTCGACTGGAGAAGAAAACTggcaaaataaaaagcccgatatCAAAACGACGTCCAAAACAAGACGGgctctaacctctgcttggagagtacttacAACCTACTGATTCTATTTTATCTGTTTATAAAGTTAACATGGAGCGTACCTGTTGTATATGAAAAGCGTCATCTATGACCAGTTCCCATAATGACGGCCCCTCCAGGGCTGTGAAGGTGATCTGGTATCTTCTCATGGCTGCCGACGAGCCGGGATTCCTCGTCTCAAAAACATGGAGGATCCGGTCAAAGGTCAGGTCCATACAGGACGTTTGCGCCGTGACTAGTCTGTTCAGTCTTCGTATTCTTGAAAGTGTTTCCTGGTTTAAGAAAGACAACGTACAAATTCAACGAAAGCTAAAAATCAGCTGACCTACAGAATACTTAGAGTTTAATATATACTATGTCAATGTGTATCGTCATTTATTTTATTGGAGTGTTTAAGAGTCCAAATATATTCAACTACGCTCCATCACATATTACGCCattgttttcaaattcaataatgaatgaatgaagacctttattgtacgtttttgctttctgacaagctaagtacaggtcaaggtgagTAATAGTGAAGTACAGATTGTGTAGGGTGTGATACATGACTAATACATAGATTTTGGATAACAATCGCCTCCTCAAAGCAGAATTAGAAACAGGACCTAAGAAACGATCGTTATAACAATATGCACGCGTATTCAGGGTAGTGTTGATATGGTTACCATACTTACCGGTCTGTGCATGTTGTTAAGGTAATGTAGGGAGAACTTGGCCATTTCTGTGTGTCTCGCTGACCACTCTGTCTCTTCTAATTGctgtaaaatgttaaaacaAACACAAGTTACAGCAACACAGTCTGCCATATGAAATATTTATCAGTATAAATGTTGATTAATTAAGAAACGCCCCGTCATTTTAACCTTCTCTTCATAGAACCCTCTGTTGTCTCAAATAATAAGACTGATGGTTTTTAAGCTTTTGTTAACAGCGCTCCGTCCCTGAGGCGTCGCAAAAAAGGTAGGACAATGGATAAGGAAGTCTGTGGACACCAACTTTAATAGCAAATAATCAAGAACACCCACCCCTTCTGATGGAACCATTTGTACATAGAAACAAGACACTCGTACCTTCATTAGGCCGCATGCGCAGGTCCATGTTGGCAGGCCTGCTTCCTCACACGTCCGGTTTCTGTGATAAGATTAAAAACATGTTTCATgctattttatcgggaaaagCGGAATGTTTACAACCACTGACCTACTTAGAGTTATACACGATACGCACTTCTGCCAGTTGAAGTTTTGGTATATGTTACTTGCCTTGTGAATTGGTGCGAGAGTAAAACTAGGTCTTTTGCACCAGATTATCCTGAAATAATCTGTCATGATTATTGATCAGTGTCAATAACTTACTAGTATCTCAGAAGTTTAAAACAACAAGACATGCACATAAAAAGAGAGATATAGATAACATTAACGCTAATAAGGCTTGGCGTTATGGAAACTAAGTTAGAGGTATAACCACACGTACCTTGGTACAGTCTCAGTTAGTAAATTGATAGCAGTATCTGCCGTGTGCCCCTCTACACTGTCGAGATGAGGGTAATGTAGTAGGGACTTCATAGTCTTATGTAGGTCCAGATGAACCTGAAATAATGGAATACGACTGTCATTGAAAGGCTTTATACAACAGAATGCAGCGCCAGCATTTGCCCTTGCGGCTGAATGAAAGACTGCAGTATACACAGAAAAAGTTACATAATTAGACAATaaaagtgtgtttttcttaCAATATATTTTCTCTGGTTGGCGGCAAGATTTTTCAAGATGGTGGGCCTTTCTCTGAGCAGCCATGTTGGGAGAATGATTGACAGGAACGGCAGGAGAGTCTCGTAGTGCCCGCCCAGATGGGACGCGAAGCGATGGTAGGACTTCCCGTGGTCACCGAACAGGAACTGAAACGTCATAGAATCATATTTTTGTAATCCAACTGTCGGTAGTATTATCAATCGGTTCTTCCTAACTGCTCTATTTGTTTGCACTAGAAAAAATAATAACGAAAGCACCCCCGTCTATGTGCACCTTGGTACCGTCCGTCACAAGCATATGACcttaccctgtccttggtgctgaatccaCTATCAGGGCAGGCAGTAGCATAATTATGCAATCTTATAAGCGCTTGAATTTTAGCCTTATGAAAAGAACAAAATCGCTTACAACACAACACGCTTACATGTAGAAGACGGGCAGTTGAGATACACTAAGACAGAAGTTTGTACATTTCTGACGTTCATAAAACCTACCACTACGAGGTTTGGGTCTTCACTCAGGGCATCTTGAAGAAGCGCCACCATGCGGTCGTCCAACTGATTGACAGACTCGGCGGAGTAGCCGTGGTGAGCGTTGAGGTCGAACGCTGCCCACTTGGCCGGATGGGGCATGCGCAGGAAGTCACGTGTGTAGTTCATGATGTACTCGTGTAACATGTGGTTTCCCTCGCAAAAACCGGACAGGACGTTTGGACTCACCTATTAGATTAATGTAGCGTTTGACCAAGTACAGTACTTAAAGGTTGCACTATCGTTAACATAGATACCAACGTATGCAAGTATAACTATGAGCTCGAGCACAACACAAGTGCCTTATTACTGGTCCGTTTGAAGAAAATTTCCTACATAGGTTTCGTACGAAGTTTCCTACAAAATTTCCTGACACTTCGACACAACTATCAGTTTGGGCAAAAACATATGCTAACAAGTATCAAACAGTGCGTGACAAACACATATTACAGTTGTAGCTAATGGCGAACTGACCTCCTCATTTTCCCGCTTGATCCATCCGTGTTCTTGGTGTGGCAAAACAGGGGGTCGGTAGTGACAGTCCTGTAGAGAGATTAACAATAACAGGCGTTCTTGAGACTGCCTTCGTTTACTCGATTGAAACATCGTGATAAGCGCAGTTATGTGGGTATCGTCTCTATCTGAAAAGGCTGAAATGTATTCTGTAAGAAATCCTCGGCTGTAAGATGACTCGTCTACGTACCACACATGGTGTTCTCGTGCCCATCAGTCCACCGCTGTTGTCAACACCATAACTGGTGACGTAACCACGCCTGCCAGCGTACTCCCATATCCACTCATTTACCCTCTTGGCAAATCTGTGACAAATTAGATGATTGACAGATCATTTGTACGACAAAGACAACATCGTATTTCTGCGCAGATGACACTGATAGACAATTTCATTGACTATTTTCTTTCCGTGTCTTCATAACTTAATGTTCCTTTTCGGATGATGAAAGTGTATGTCAAGGTTCAGTTGTTAAGTGATAAAGGCACGAAAAGGTGATGTGTGATAAATTCCTTGAGAATGTAGTCTTTATTGCAATATTTGTGGTTACGCCTGTTAGCTACCCTTGCTGGATTCTTACACTCTGTTCCGGACCTTCTCCTCGTCCACCTCGTCGTACAGCTGCCCTGCGTACAGCGGGGTCAAGTTCATCACGGTCGAACCGGAAATGGCGTTCAGTCGGTTGAAGAGAAAAGCATGATGGGAGAGTGGTCCGCCATTTTGCTCTGTAGATGTTTGGAACAACAGAATAGTAAAAGAAAGCTGGGGTTAACGTTTTATACGTTTTTTA
Protein-coding regions in this window:
- the LOC118432420 gene encoding uncharacterized protein LOC118432420, which translates into the protein MLLFLPEISSTPLPEPFPSSTASSVMTSNDVTSQVPLQLQSVKSTAHADSGFQQSKVEVLDNAVQISIRLFTKVNVTFEDFKISRFGDPDYSHPGDEVPGLMLPGPYNDGFFDMDDEARLSAIYSSMYVARRYLYEMEWDAVLEEGTHSSLAANLTACRHQLQTFITAINVTIDVLDVQHPGRPSYVMEPDMQDPPSEYLRHIRDFLVLRDFRVAVENSYHHLYFMYDKYAWQD
- the LOC118432106 gene encoding uncharacterized protein LOC118432106, yielding MGLLKTVFRRKMCKGTIVVLLSQVLLLVVLDRMFWAVDQEQEPRRLGSLRHGRFRPRRLREGTEHVHENTVIPGEGKPTGRQDMLVNLGKLPRQDNAVIYEFPDFSDNTDRKEVHSTEEAPVRRLYDGLALGLRGRRPMNHRSWHKQPTSSLEGTVSEDSSFQGTTKSWQKHEETRIWKNNNADILFQLKSAEDSLFSTDVGPESDSACAIPDLKAPDELCWRNVTWRCNMTATFSTLINRTIHVNCPGTFRVNFLERREHEAPLPSGQYVEYPQWNYYEGPTSVAMETSYADVVCKDQNGNDQHNYHTQFLTDDDINESQREKFLETKTKETSWKPLSVLSISLDSVSRAHFHRPCGLPKTSAFLRKLYNGASEEQNGGPLSHHAFLFNRLNAISGSTVMNLTPLYAGQLYDEVDEEKVRNRVFAKRVNEWIWEYAGRRGYVTSYGVDNSGGLMGTRTPCVDCHYRPPVLPHQEHGWIKRENEEVSPNVLSGFCEGNHMLHEYIMNYTRDFLRMPHPAKWAAFDLNAHHGYSAESVNQLDDRMVALLQDALSEDPNLVVFLFGDHGKSYHRFASHLGGHYETLLPFLSIILPTWLLRERPTILKNLAANQRKYIVHLDLHKTMKSLLHYPHLDSVEGHTADTAINLLTETVPRNRTCEEAGLPTWTCACGLMKQLEETEWSARHTEMAKFSLHYLNNMHRPETLSRIRRLNRLVTAQTSCMDLTFDRILHVFETRNPGSSAAMRRYQITFTALEGPSLWELVIDDAFHIQQIKQLSLYRKYEECWDRRVILQYCVCKHFGAGEP